A single region of the uncultured Draconibacterium sp. genome encodes:
- a CDS encoding L-serine ammonia-lyase, iron-sulfur-dependent, subunit alpha codes for MLKTEYSDLLDLLHKEVVPAIGCTEPTAVALAISKAKEVIDEKIIRCEVYLSSNIIKNSMGVGIPGTGMIGLPIAIALGVIVGKSEYGLEVLKDLNPEKLEEAKQFVDSKQIFVHLKEDAPDKLYIEACCISKNKKSKVIICGTHTHIAYVEANDTVLLDELSANNQQQTDTDQVELNFNKIYDFATSAPLEDLEFIQQAAVLNKLAADESSNGIFGHSVARVIQSKSYLNIMGDSVYNKLVAVTAAACDVRMAGAMIPVMSNSGSGNQGITATLPVVVFAEELNKPKSQLIRALTLSHLMVIYIKRGLGRLSGLCGVTVAGIGAACGITHLMGGSREQVAFSIKNMIGNIAGVICDGAKPSCALKVSNAASSATFSAMMAMDNKVISSLEGIADEDVDKTINNLNAIGSDGMTETDKMVLNIMLNKN; via the coding sequence ATGTTAAAAACAGAATATTCAGATCTATTAGACTTACTGCATAAAGAAGTAGTACCTGCAATTGGTTGTACTGAGCCAACTGCTGTTGCTTTGGCCATTTCAAAAGCGAAAGAAGTTATTGACGAAAAAATTATCCGCTGCGAGGTTTATTTAAGTTCCAATATCATCAAGAATTCAATGGGGGTTGGAATTCCCGGAACCGGAATGATTGGTTTGCCAATTGCAATTGCACTGGGGGTTATTGTAGGGAAATCGGAATACGGGCTTGAGGTATTAAAAGACTTGAACCCTGAAAAACTGGAAGAAGCCAAACAATTTGTCGACAGCAAACAAATCTTTGTCCATTTGAAAGAGGATGCCCCCGATAAATTGTATATCGAAGCTTGTTGTATTAGTAAAAACAAGAAATCGAAAGTGATTATTTGTGGTACGCACACCCACATTGCCTATGTTGAAGCCAATGATACAGTTCTTCTTGATGAACTGTCGGCGAATAACCAGCAACAAACGGATACAGATCAGGTGGAGCTGAATTTCAATAAAATATATGATTTTGCAACAAGCGCGCCTTTGGAAGACCTGGAATTCATTCAGCAGGCAGCTGTATTAAACAAATTGGCAGCTGATGAATCTTCAAACGGAATCTTCGGGCATTCGGTTGCACGGGTTATTCAAAGTAAATCATATTTAAATATCATGGGCGACAGCGTTTACAATAAACTGGTGGCAGTAACTGCAGCCGCCTGCGATGTTCGAATGGCGGGTGCCATGATTCCGGTAATGAGTAATTCAGGAAGCGGAAACCAAGGGATTACAGCAACATTGCCAGTTGTGGTTTTTGCCGAGGAATTGAATAAACCCAAAAGTCAGTTAATTCGGGCTCTGACCTTAAGCCATTTAATGGTAATTTACATTAAACGGGGTTTGGGGCGTTTATCCGGGCTTTGCGGAGTAACAGTGGCCGGAATTGGAGCAGCATGCGGTATAACTCATTTAATGGGCGGAAGCAGAGAGCAGGTTGCTTTTTCAATTAAGAACATGATTGGTAACATTGCCGGTGTTATTTGCGATGGTGCTAAACCAAGTTGTGCGCTTAAAGTATCGAATGCTGCATCATCAGCAACATTCTCGGCTATGATGGCGATGGATAATAAAGTTATAAGTTCATTGGAGGGGATTGCTGACGAAGATGTTGATAAAACCATAAATAACCTGAATGCTATTGGTTCTGATGGTATGACCGAAACTGACAAAATGGTACTCAATATTATGCTCAATAAAAATTAA
- a CDS encoding alpha/beta hydrolase, which produces MLVFKKLVVALMCVVATIGSLSAQVQVIDLWNGKAPGATQSDEFKQNVDTTAGWVDKHSIDNSDLYFYPAPAEKATGTTVVICPGGGYSGLAIRHEGLQVAQWFNSVGITAFVLTYRQPDDAIMEDKSIGPLQDGQRAIRLVRRHAKEWGINPEKIGIMGFSAGGHVASTISTHYNEKVYTPVDSISARPDFSLLIYPVISMDSTITHWGSRVNLLGNNPSPEQVTHFSNELQVNAQTPPAFVVHSLDDDVVPVQNSIEYALAMKKHHVPCELHIYESGGHGYGMAPGRSTQSMWPEACCKWLNQNGFTEAVNSEK; this is translated from the coding sequence ATGTTAGTTTTTAAAAAATTAGTTGTGGCATTGATGTGCGTAGTTGCCACAATCGGCAGCCTTTCGGCGCAAGTTCAGGTAATTGACCTTTGGAATGGAAAGGCTCCCGGAGCCACTCAAAGTGATGAATTTAAGCAGAATGTGGATACAACTGCAGGTTGGGTCGATAAACATTCTATTGACAATTCCGACCTCTATTTTTATCCTGCTCCGGCGGAAAAGGCAACGGGTACGACAGTGGTTATTTGTCCGGGAGGCGGCTATTCAGGATTGGCAATCCGGCATGAAGGCTTACAGGTGGCTCAATGGTTTAACAGCGTGGGTATAACCGCTTTCGTATTAACCTACCGTCAGCCTGACGATGCCATCATGGAAGACAAATCAATCGGCCCCCTGCAGGATGGACAACGAGCAATACGCCTTGTTCGCCGCCATGCAAAGGAGTGGGGGATTAATCCTGAAAAGATTGGTATTATGGGTTTTTCTGCGGGGGGACACGTTGCATCCACAATTTCAACGCATTATAATGAGAAGGTATATACCCCTGTAGATTCAATCAGCGCCCGTCCCGATTTTTCCTTGCTGATCTATCCGGTCATCTCGATGGATTCGACAATTACCCATTGGGGTTCGCGGGTGAATTTGCTTGGCAACAATCCTTCGCCGGAACAGGTGACGCATTTTTCAAACGAGCTGCAGGTAAATGCGCAAACCCCGCCGGCATTTGTAGTTCACTCGTTGGATGACGATGTTGTTCCGGTTCAAAACAGTATTGAATATGCATTAGCTATGAAGAAACACCATGTACCCTGCGAACTTCATATTTACGAATCGGGAGGACACGGTTATGGGATGGCTCCCGGCAGAAGCACTCAATCTATGTGGCCTGAAGCCTGCTGTAAATGGCTTAATCAAAATGGGTTTACAGAAGCCGTGAATTCTGAAAAGTGA
- a CDS encoding glycoside hydrolase family 2 TIM barrel-domain containing protein, translating to MKKYLKPGIREWISIFWVFILFIGSVDAQTAMINVQARNTTSLNGKWTVILDPAGAGDYRQVWQERKPQKKTDFVEYSFEGGPELSVPGDFNSQLCELTYLEGTVWYKKQFNYTLKADKRLFLHFGAVNYLADIYLNGEKIGSHEGGFTPFQFEITGKVKAGSNTIIVKVDNKRLGNGLPGYGYDWFNYGGITRDVDLIETNETFIEDYFIQLKKGSLNTVLGWVKLNGNKLKQNVVVKIPELKLEYHTKADETGLAGLKFKSAFKLWSPENPKLYKVVVEAETDNVADEIGFRSIEVKGSQVLLNKQPFFIKAVNIHEENPTKAARAYSTEDAEILLSAAEELGCNLVRLAHYPHSENMVRLAEQMGIMVGDELPVYQHIQFSDSLVPQKLETMLNEMVRRDKNRCGVAVWSLSNETYPGTPNRNESLIELTQKCRALDSTRLIVHVTNTQSYNNNNTFKVWDPLYNYSDLIALNEYIGWYIPWQGKPSETQWNIAFPDKPVFISEFGGEALYGSDGPTDEAAYWTEEYQANIYKDQIEMFNTIPNLCGVCPWLLFDYRSLGRMNQLYQNGYNRKGLISENGEMKKAWYIMNEYYKTK from the coding sequence ATGAAAAAATACTTAAAACCAGGAATCAGGGAATGGATATCAATCTTTTGGGTTTTTATTCTTTTCATAGGCAGTGTAGATGCCCAAACAGCCATGATTAATGTTCAGGCAAGAAACACAACAAGTTTAAACGGGAAGTGGACGGTGATACTTGACCCTGCCGGGGCTGGCGACTACAGGCAAGTGTGGCAGGAAAGGAAACCACAAAAAAAGACCGATTTTGTGGAATATTCGTTCGAAGGCGGGCCGGAACTTAGTGTGCCGGGCGATTTCAATTCCCAACTATGTGAGTTAACCTATTTAGAAGGAACTGTCTGGTATAAAAAACAATTCAACTATACTCTGAAGGCGGACAAGCGATTGTTCCTGCATTTTGGAGCAGTGAACTATTTAGCTGACATCTATTTAAACGGTGAAAAAATTGGCAGCCACGAAGGCGGTTTTACACCCTTTCAATTTGAAATTACAGGGAAAGTAAAAGCCGGCAGTAATACCATTATTGTTAAGGTTGATAACAAGCGTTTGGGCAATGGTTTACCGGGCTACGGCTACGACTGGTTCAACTATGGCGGAATTACCCGAGATGTGGATTTGATCGAAACCAACGAAACGTTCATTGAAGACTACTTCATTCAGTTAAAAAAAGGGAGTTTGAATACGGTGTTGGGATGGGTTAAGTTGAACGGGAATAAGCTTAAGCAAAATGTGGTGGTTAAAATTCCTGAACTAAAACTGGAATATCACACAAAAGCCGATGAGACCGGTTTGGCGGGGCTTAAATTCAAGTCGGCATTTAAGCTTTGGTCGCCCGAAAATCCCAAACTTTACAAAGTCGTAGTTGAGGCTGAAACCGATAATGTTGCCGACGAAATTGGTTTCAGAAGCATTGAAGTAAAGGGAAGTCAAGTGTTACTGAACAAACAGCCATTTTTTATTAAGGCGGTAAATATACACGAGGAAAACCCTACAAAAGCTGCAAGAGCTTATTCAACAGAGGATGCTGAAATTTTGTTGAGTGCCGCTGAAGAATTGGGATGTAACCTGGTACGGCTGGCTCATTATCCTCACAGTGAAAATATGGTTCGACTGGCCGAACAAATGGGAATTATGGTTGGGGATGAATTACCCGTTTATCAACATATTCAGTTCTCGGATAGCCTTGTTCCTCAAAAACTGGAGACTATGCTTAACGAAATGGTTCGCCGCGACAAAAACCGTTGTGGGGTTGCTGTTTGGAGCCTTTCAAACGAGACTTATCCCGGAACACCAAACCGCAACGAATCCCTGATTGAGCTTACACAGAAATGCCGGGCATTGGATTCCACCCGCTTAATTGTACACGTGACAAACACGCAGAGCTACAACAACAACAACACATTTAAGGTGTGGGATCCACTCTATAATTATTCCGATTTGATTGCTCTCAATGAATATATCGGGTGGTACATTCCATGGCAGGGCAAGCCATCGGAAACACAATGGAATATAGCATTCCCCGACAAACCGGTTTTTATTTCTGAATTTGGCGGCGAGGCATTATATGGTAGCGATGGTCCGACTGACGAGGCCGCTTATTGGACAGAAGAATATCAGGCGAATATTTATAAAGATCAGATCGAAATGTTTAACACCATCCCCAATTTGTGTGGAGTGTGCCCGTGGTTGTTGTTCGACTACCGGTCGTTGGGACGGATGAACCAGCTGTATCAGAACGGCTACAACCGGAAAGGCTTGATATCGGAAAATGGAGAGATGAAAAAAGCATGGTATATTATGAATGAATATTATAAAACAAAATGA
- a CDS encoding alpha-L-fucosidase — protein sequence MNKLKRTLKIASLAAIGCTLLMCAPKKSEQNVNAYEPTWESLAQHNTEPEWFKDAKLGIYFHWGIYSVPAYSSEWYPAWMYYTNLEEGHWGAAIRDHHVNTYGLDFDYHDFIPMFKAEHFNAAQWADLFQKAGARFAGLVAQHHDGFAMWDSDINPWNVADMGPEKDVAGELIAELKKRDMQTITTFHHARNLQRYANDSAHWANSGQVGFDSHFAYDPNGITSTKDEKLKYLYGNIPADEFYDRWLGQVNEVVDKYAPDMIWFDSWLDMIPEEYRQKMVAHHYNTAVSRGQEPITFYKQEDLPDSVALVDIEQGGKTDISEKYWLTDITISDGSWCYTNGLKYKKADLIIRNMIDVWSKKGVVLLNVSPMANGIIPQEQQDVLISIGEWIKNHEEAVYNTRVHSNFGYGIAEFEKGHFGGQSATMKYTKDDIRFTKSKDGNTLYVYLLGLPEPNTEIELEHVFETNPNQEVKRVSVVASGVELKWSVSGNKLRVATPNAESMDEIATVLKVEFR from the coding sequence ATGAATAAACTTAAAAGAACTTTAAAAATAGCAAGTCTGGCTGCTATAGGCTGTACTTTGCTTATGTGTGCCCCCAAAAAATCCGAACAAAATGTGAATGCTTACGAGCCAACCTGGGAATCGTTGGCTCAGCACAACACTGAACCGGAATGGTTTAAAGATGCCAAACTTGGGATTTATTTCCATTGGGGCATTTATTCAGTGCCCGCGTACAGTTCCGAATGGTATCCGGCATGGATGTATTATACCAACCTTGAAGAGGGACACTGGGGTGCTGCTATTCGCGACCATCATGTAAATACCTACGGACTTGATTTTGATTATCATGATTTTATCCCCATGTTCAAAGCCGAACATTTTAATGCTGCACAGTGGGCTGATCTGTTTCAAAAAGCGGGGGCCAGATTTGCCGGCCTTGTTGCGCAACATCACGATGGTTTCGCCATGTGGGATAGCGATATCAATCCCTGGAATGTTGCTGATATGGGGCCTGAAAAGGATGTTGCCGGAGAGCTTATCGCTGAGCTGAAAAAGCGCGATATGCAAACGATCACGACCTTCCATCATGCCCGAAACCTGCAACGTTATGCCAACGACAGCGCCCATTGGGCAAATAGCGGTCAGGTTGGTTTTGATAGTCATTTTGCATACGACCCCAATGGGATTACCAGTACTAAAGATGAAAAACTTAAATACCTGTACGGCAACATTCCCGCAGATGAGTTTTATGACCGTTGGCTGGGACAAGTGAACGAGGTCGTTGACAAATATGCGCCCGATATGATTTGGTTCGATTCGTGGTTGGATATGATCCCAGAAGAATATCGGCAAAAAATGGTGGCCCATCATTATAATACTGCAGTAAGCCGGGGCCAGGAACCGATAACTTTTTATAAGCAGGAAGACCTGCCTGACAGTGTTGCATTGGTTGATATTGAGCAGGGCGGAAAAACGGATATTTCGGAAAAATACTGGCTGACCGATATAACTATTAGTGATGGTAGCTGGTGCTATACCAATGGACTGAAATACAAAAAAGCCGATTTGATAATCCGAAATATGATTGATGTTTGGAGTAAAAAGGGAGTAGTACTGTTAAATGTTTCCCCGATGGCCAATGGCATCATTCCGCAAGAACAGCAAGACGTTTTGATAAGCATTGGTGAATGGATTAAGAACCACGAAGAAGCCGTTTACAATACACGTGTTCATTCAAATTTTGGCTACGGAATAGCTGAATTTGAGAAGGGACATTTTGGAGGACAATCAGCTACCATGAAATACACTAAGGATGATATCCGGTTCACCAAATCGAAAGACGGAAATACCCTGTATGTTTATTTATTGGGCTTGCCTGAACCCAATACAGAAATCGAATTGGAACATGTATTTGAGACAAATCCGAACCAGGAGGTCAAACGTGTTAGTGTGGTTGCAAGCGGCGTTGAGTTGAAATGGTCGGTTAGCGGTAATAAATTGAGGGTAGCAACACCTAACGCAGAATCCATGGATGAAATTGCAACCGTCCTCAAAGTTGAGTTTAGGTAG